Part of the Flavobacterium alkalisoli genome is shown below.
GTAATCCGGGAACTTCACAGGGAACATTCAAAGTAGACTTTAGCGGTCAGACTTATGAAGCTACAGCCATAACAGCTGTTATTAACGATGGTATGCTTGCTATTAGCGGATACAGAGGCAGCGGTGCTAATACCGAACAAGTTGCCTTTTTAGTTCCAAACCCTGAAGTAGGTTCTTTTAGCGGTGACGATTTATTAATGTATTACCAACCGGCAGGTGAAGAGTACCAGTACATCAATTTTAACCTGGAGCAGGTTTCCGGTTCTGTAAACATTACAAATATCGATACTGTTAACAAAACTGTATCGGGTACTTTTAGCTTTACAGGCTGGTGGAGCAACGACGAGGAGGAAGTTGCACCAATTGAATTTACAAACGGTTCGTTTACCAATGTTACTTATCAGGGTAATATGCCTGGTGGTGGCGAAACAGGAGACGATGTTTTAACCGCTGTTTTAGACGGTACAACCTTTCCTGTAGTTAATGTTGCTGTGGCAGTTGCTGATGGCGGTTTAGGTGAAACAATAAGCATAAACGGACTTGATGCTAACCAAAATAAAGTTATTGTAAGCATGAAGGCTTCTTTAAATCCGGGAACATACAATATTACAGGTAATATACTTGAAGATGTTGTAGGAGGAAGATATACCACTACATCACCAGAGGCTATGTATATGGCTACAACAGGGAGTGTAACCATAAACAGTAAAACAGAAACAAGAATAGCAGGTACATTTACCTTTACTGCTACAGGTAGTGAGGGAACCGTAACGGTTACAGAAGGTACTTTTGATGTGGATTACAGTTTCTAAAATTTTAGTTTCGAACTACTAACTCAAACTACTATATCT
Proteins encoded:
- a CDS encoding DUF6252 family protein — its product is MKKMKIVQVFTLLFLAIGFVACDTEPVDPVLLDNIGNPGTSQGTFKVDFSGQTYEATAITAVINDGMLAISGYRGSGANTEQVAFLVPNPEVGSFSGDDLLMYYQPAGEEYQYINFNLEQVSGSVNITNIDTVNKTVSGTFSFTGWWSNDEEEVAPIEFTNGSFTNVTYQGNMPGGGETGDDVLTAVLDGTTFPVVNVAVAVADGGLGETISINGLDANQNKVIVSMKASLNPGTYNITGNILEDVVGGRYTTTSPEAMYMATTGSVTINSKTETRIAGTFTFTATGSEGTVTVTEGTFDVDYSF